A stretch of the Bacillota bacterium genome encodes the following:
- a CDS encoding cyclic-di-AMP receptor produces MKLVVAVVQDKDAARLLESLVEKGFRATKLASTGGFLKEGNTTLLLGVDDPQIDEVAGIIKRVCQSREQLVTPLTPVGGPVDSYVPYPVEVLVGGAAIFVLNVERFEKV; encoded by the coding sequence TTGAAACTCGTGGTGGCGGTGGTCCAGGACAAGGACGCGGCCCGGCTCCTCGAGTCCCTGGTCGAGAAGGGCTTCCGGGCGACCAAGTTGGCCAGCACCGGAGGGTTCCTCAAGGAGGGCAACACCACCCTTCTCCTCGGGGTCGATGACCCCCAGATCGATGAGGTCGCCGGCATCATAAAGCGGGTCTGCCAATCCCGAGAGCAGCTGGTCACCCCATTGACGCCGGTCGGCGGCCCGGTCGATTCATACGTCCCTTACCCCGTGGAGGTCCTCGTCGGTGGGGCGGCTATCTTCGTCCTCAACGTCGAGCGGTTCGAGAAGGTCTAG